The following are encoded in a window of Ruficoccus amylovorans genomic DNA:
- a CDS encoding Gfo/Idh/MocA family protein, giving the protein MNKRKADEVKPVEVLIVGIGGYGMRYLEAVREYAHKGMARLVAVVDPCPENCPAWERIKAESVPHFSTLEDYLASGSRADLAAISSPIAFHAHQACLALEAGMNVLCEKPICATMDEARRMIAHRDSSGRFLEIGYQWVFSQAVQELKSDALAGLLGAPRRFLTRVAWPRGSAYYGRNNWAGAVRDAAGRVVYDSPVNNATAHHLHAMLYIAGLESSAAARPTAVTAECYRANKIENFDAACCRIETREGVEILFYSAHCVEEYSGPLMRYEYENAVVEFTMEGGMVARFGDGAVKAYGSPIDDPMRKMRHCIQRCRDGGKGAAVCPPEAAAAHTLCVEGIQHMPVQEFPPDEIREKETEPGNRLVYMPGLATAMEICFERGVLFSEFDQPPLTWTVRARRVEL; this is encoded by the coding sequence ATGAACAAACGAAAGGCGGATGAAGTGAAACCGGTCGAGGTGCTGATCGTAGGGATTGGCGGCTATGGGATGAGGTACCTTGAGGCGGTCAGGGAATACGCCCATAAGGGTATGGCGCGTTTGGTGGCGGTTGTTGATCCGTGCCCGGAAAATTGCCCCGCCTGGGAGCGGATCAAGGCTGAAAGTGTGCCGCATTTCTCGACGCTGGAGGATTACCTTGCCAGTGGCAGCCGTGCGGATTTGGCGGCGATTTCTTCACCCATCGCATTTCATGCGCATCAAGCTTGCCTGGCCCTGGAGGCGGGAATGAATGTGCTGTGTGAGAAACCGATTTGCGCGACGATGGACGAGGCTCGGCGGATGATCGCGCATCGCGATTCCAGCGGAAGGTTTCTCGAAATCGGATACCAATGGGTGTTCAGCCAAGCTGTGCAGGAGCTAAAAAGCGATGCGCTGGCGGGCTTGCTGGGGGCGCCTCGACGTTTTCTCACGCGCGTGGCCTGGCCGCGCGGAAGTGCTTACTACGGGCGCAATAACTGGGCCGGGGCAGTCCGCGATGCCGCCGGGCGGGTAGTTTATGACAGCCCGGTCAATAACGCGACCGCTCATCATCTGCATGCCATGCTTTACATCGCGGGCCTTGAGTCCAGCGCCGCTGCGAGACCGACAGCCGTTACAGCGGAGTGTTACCGTGCGAACAAGATTGAGAATTTCGATGCTGCCTGTTGCCGTATTGAAACGCGCGAGGGGGTGGAGATTCTGTTTTATTCGGCGCATTGTGTAGAGGAGTATTCCGGTCCGCTCATGCGCTACGAATATGAGAATGCGGTGGTTGAGTTTACGATGGAGGGCGGCATGGTTGCCCGCTTTGGTGATGGTGCCGTAAAAGCCTATGGCTCGCCCATCGATGATCCGATGCGCAAAATGCGTCACTGTATCCAGCGCTGTCGAGATGGAGGCAAGGGTGCTGCTGTTTGCCCGCCTGAGGCTGCTGCCGCCCACACTCTCTGCGTTGAGGGGATCCAGCATATGCCCGTGCAGGAGTTTCCCCCCGATGAAATACGGGAGAAGGAAACTGAGCCGGGGAACCGTCTCGTCTATATGCCGGGGCTTGCGACTGCTATGGAAATCTGTTTTGAGCGCGGTGTGCTTTTTTCCGAATTTGATCAACCTCCCCTGACCTGGACAGTCCGGGCGAGGCGAGTCGAATTATAA
- a CDS encoding PfkB family carbohydrate kinase translates to MNSGELAQLLNENRARISGCRAVTGFDAFVDEMISVVDERHHLEAYRRVETISQFGELIKSAAGHSSLREIVVNRREPGGCAINMGDGLAAFGVRVDTFATAGEPCDDAFAAYAGQASLHSWGREPGRTLAFEFADGKLMFSAVTPLSDFTPEYVAGRLADGSFRLACERAGVIALTDWSLYPHMTECWRLLQQEVFKHLSARPRFFIDLVDPSSRSEADIGSMIEALPGFENCGPITLGLNQNEANILSRITGGEALAEPGIAETASQAAVLRRALKIDEVVIHAHKYAVAANASGVHAGEGRFCEKPAKSTGAGDRFNAGYALGLLLELPPQECVALGTASSGLYVRLGRSATLSELIDFLTTS, encoded by the coding sequence ATGAACTCTGGTGAACTAGCGCAGCTACTTAACGAGAACCGCGCGCGCATCAGTGGGTGCAGGGCGGTCACCGGCTTTGATGCCTTCGTGGATGAAATGATCTCCGTGGTCGATGAGCGTCATCACTTGGAAGCCTACCGGCGTGTAGAAACCATTTCGCAATTCGGCGAGTTAATCAAGTCGGCCGCCGGGCACAGCAGCCTGCGTGAGATTGTGGTCAACCGCAGGGAACCGGGCGGATGCGCGATTAACATGGGGGATGGGCTGGCGGCATTCGGGGTGCGTGTGGACACGTTCGCCACGGCAGGTGAGCCCTGCGACGATGCGTTCGCCGCCTATGCAGGGCAGGCTTCGTTGCATTCCTGGGGCCGCGAGCCGGGGCGCACACTTGCCTTCGAGTTCGCCGACGGAAAGCTGATGTTTTCCGCCGTTACGCCTTTGTCGGACTTTACCCCGGAGTACGTCGCCGGGAGGCTGGCCGATGGAAGCTTCCGGCTGGCCTGTGAAAGAGCTGGCGTCATCGCACTGACCGATTGGTCGCTCTATCCGCACATGACGGAATGCTGGCGTCTCTTGCAGCAAGAAGTGTTCAAGCACTTGTCCGCTCGTCCGCGATTTTTTATCGATCTGGTCGATCCTTCAAGCCGCTCTGAGGCGGACATCGGTAGTATGATCGAGGCGCTTCCGGGCTTTGAAAACTGTGGGCCGATCACGTTGGGGTTGAACCAGAACGAGGCGAACATCCTGTCCCGAATCACAGGTGGCGAGGCTCTGGCGGAACCGGGGATTGCCGAAACCGCTTCGCAGGCTGCCGTGTTGCGCCGTGCATTAAAGATAGATGAAGTGGTTATCCACGCGCATAAATACGCCGTAGCGGCCAACGCTTCCGGCGTCCATGCGGGGGAGGGACGCTTTTGTGAGAAACCAGCGAAATCGACGGGCGCAGGCGACCGCTTCAACGCCGGTTACGCCTTGGGCTTGCTGCTGGAGTTACCGCCGCAGGAGTGTGTGGCGCTTGGGACGGCGTCTTCCGGTTTGTATGTGAGGCTTGGTCGGAGTGCCACCCTTTCCGAACTGATAGATTTTCTGACGACGAGTTGA
- a CDS encoding SGNH/GDSL hydrolase family protein — MSLLFNPGQTILFQGDSITDALRDKETNLADMGRGYASMAAAWLGASRPELGLSFINRGMSGNRITDLVERWQKDCLELKPDWVSVLIGLNDTWRRYDSADPTSVEDFYERYRSILTQCVEAGCRLILCEPFLLPYPEDRKVWREDLDPKIQAVRELAREFGTPYVPFDGVFAAASMKQPPSYWTVDGIHPTPAGHALMARHWLATVGLEA; from the coding sequence ATGAGTCTGCTTTTCAACCCTGGTCAAACCATCCTGTTCCAAGGGGACAGCATCACTGACGCTCTTCGCGACAAGGAGACGAATCTCGCTGACATGGGGCGTGGCTACGCCTCAATGGCGGCGGCTTGGCTGGGGGCTTCCCGGCCGGAACTTGGGCTGTCCTTTATTAATCGGGGAATGAGCGGAAACCGCATTACTGATCTGGTAGAGCGGTGGCAAAAAGATTGCCTGGAGTTGAAGCCAGACTGGGTGTCGGTCCTCATTGGCCTGAATGACACCTGGAGGCGTTACGACAGCGCTGACCCAACCTCTGTGGAGGATTTTTATGAGCGTTACCGGAGTATTCTGACGCAGTGTGTTGAGGCGGGCTGCCGGCTGATCCTGTGTGAGCCTTTTCTTCTTCCGTATCCGGAAGATCGCAAGGTATGGCGTGAAGATCTCGACCCCAAGATACAGGCAGTCCGTGAGTTAGCACGTGAGTTTGGGACTCCTTATGTCCCTTTCGACGGCGTCTTCGCTGCTGCCTCCATGAAGCAGCCCCCCAGCTACTGGACGGTGGACGGGATTCACCCGACTCCGGCCGGTCATGCCCTCATGGCTCGGCACTGGCTGGCAACAGTGGGGCTTGAAGCTTGA
- a CDS encoding helix-turn-helix transcriptional regulator, whose amino-acid sequence MTRKFWEFQVVLDGSIAQISTDHPSGHTSPASSRLWISPPGSKHGWTGIPGQPATIVVFHFHYISEELSARLIGRSHNTVIDLSNGEVQELQRLAIRVNRYWHQPSAETQLCFEHALLSLCLLSCEGLNRQEPPSGYHQAEKRVRIALTWYREHMHLAPALPEIAQAAHSSPANLRRLFHRVFRASPKQLFDQLRYQRSMQLLTETQLPLSEIAERCGFQDLSTFSRAFKQRFGYCPSETRSPPASSPGSRLSG is encoded by the coding sequence ATGACCCGAAAATTCTGGGAGTTCCAGGTAGTCCTAGACGGCAGCATAGCTCAAATCAGCACCGACCATCCCTCCGGGCACACCTCCCCCGCCTCAAGTCGTCTCTGGATATCTCCGCCGGGCTCCAAACACGGATGGACCGGAATCCCCGGACAACCGGCGACGATTGTTGTATTTCATTTCCACTACATTTCCGAAGAACTCAGCGCCCGCCTGATTGGCCGCAGTCATAATACCGTGATCGACCTCAGCAACGGGGAGGTACAGGAACTGCAAAGACTCGCCATCAGGGTCAACCGATACTGGCATCAACCCAGCGCTGAAACGCAACTTTGCTTCGAGCATGCGCTACTCAGCCTCTGCCTGCTCTCCTGCGAGGGCCTTAATCGCCAGGAACCGCCCAGCGGCTACCATCAAGCCGAAAAGCGCGTGCGTATCGCCCTCACCTGGTATCGGGAACACATGCACCTGGCTCCGGCTTTGCCCGAAATTGCCCAGGCAGCCCACAGCTCACCAGCCAATCTTCGCCGCCTCTTCCATCGGGTATTCCGGGCGTCACCGAAGCAGCTATTCGACCAGTTACGCTACCAGCGCTCCATGCAGTTGCTCACGGAAACCCAACTGCCGCTATCCGAGATCGCAGAACGCTGCGGGTTCCAGGACCTGAGCACTTTTTCGCGGGCCTTCAAACAGCGTTTCGGCTACTGCCCGAGCGAGACGCGTTCGCCGCCAGCGTCCAGCCCTGGATCAAGGCTATCCGGCTAA
- a CDS encoding Gfo/Idh/MocA family protein → MSDSSSSRKRYAIVGLGGRSSLFSEALLGTYSGTSELVALCDRTQTRMDYHNGIYGKKHKIDPVPTYLASDFDRMIAEQKPDVVIVTTMDRTHHDYIIRAMKSGCDVITEKPMTVDAGKCRAILDVVERTGKNLTVTFNYRYSPSRTKVKELIMSGVIGDVQSVHFEWLLDTRHGADYFRRWHRNKINSGGLMVHKSTHHFDLVNWWLDSTPEIVFGFGKLGFYGRANAEKRGVTNFYYRSTGCPAAKDDPFALDLKADDHLKGLYYDAESEDGYLRDQSVFGDGINIEDTMNVLVRYVNGAQMSYALTAFSPWEGFRIAFNGTKGRIELEEVEKSYVNTGKGAEGEGESQTRKILVRPLWEKPYEVDPGECQGSHGGGDVVMLRDIFGQDKEEDPFSRAAFHIDGAKSILTGIAANQSFETGLPVRVGELIKLNRD, encoded by the coding sequence ATGTCAGACTCTTCATCTTCCAGGAAACGTTATGCTATTGTCGGGTTGGGGGGGCGCTCCAGCCTGTTCTCAGAGGCTTTGCTCGGAACTTATTCCGGCACCTCGGAACTGGTCGCCCTGTGTGACCGGACACAAACTCGGATGGACTACCATAACGGTATTTATGGGAAAAAACATAAAATAGATCCCGTGCCGACTTATCTGGCCAGCGACTTTGATCGCATGATCGCCGAGCAAAAACCTGATGTGGTCATCGTCACCACGATGGACCGTACGCACCATGACTATATTATTCGTGCCATGAAATCCGGGTGCGATGTCATTACGGAGAAACCGATGACGGTAGATGCCGGCAAGTGCCGGGCGATCCTCGATGTGGTTGAGCGAACTGGCAAAAACCTGACCGTAACCTTTAATTACCGATATTCTCCCTCACGGACCAAGGTCAAGGAACTCATTATGTCGGGGGTGATCGGAGATGTGCAGTCCGTTCACTTTGAGTGGCTGCTGGATACTCGCCACGGGGCAGACTATTTTCGCCGCTGGCACCGTAACAAGATCAACTCCGGCGGGTTGATGGTCCATAAATCCACGCATCACTTCGACCTCGTGAACTGGTGGCTGGACTCGACTCCTGAGATTGTCTTCGGTTTCGGTAAGCTCGGCTTTTATGGACGTGCCAACGCTGAAAAGCGGGGCGTCACGAATTTCTACTACAGGAGTACGGGTTGCCCGGCGGCGAAGGATGATCCCTTTGCGCTCGATTTGAAAGCGGACGATCACCTGAAAGGTTTATATTACGACGCCGAGAGCGAAGACGGTTATCTGCGGGACCAGTCCGTCTTCGGCGACGGAATCAACATCGAGGATACGATGAATGTGCTGGTCCGCTACGTGAACGGTGCTCAGATGAGCTATGCGCTGACCGCTTTTTCTCCCTGGGAAGGATTTCGTATCGCTTTTAATGGAACCAAGGGACGCATCGAACTGGAAGAAGTCGAGAAGTCCTACGTCAACACCGGAAAGGGGGCAGAGGGCGAAGGGGAGAGCCAAACCCGTAAAATTCTGGTTCGTCCCTTATGGGAGAAGCCCTACGAAGTCGATCCCGGCGAATGCCAAGGGTCACACGGGGGAGGCGATGTTGTCATGTTGAGGGATATCTTCGGCCAAGATAAGGAAGAGGATCCCTTTAGTCGGGCAGCTTTCCATATCGATGGCGCAAAGTCTATCCTGACCGGAATTGCGGCTAATCAGTCCTTTGAGACCGGCCTTCCTGTCCGCGTGGGGGAGTTGATAAAACTTAATCGCGACTGA